The following proteins are co-located in the Paludibaculum fermentans genome:
- a CDS encoding PadR family transcriptional regulator, giving the protein MATKSIDAEWKKGSAELLILSLLEGIPRHGYEISKLIEHRSEGGIRFHAASLYPLLYRLEKRGWIQGRWVEKSGQRRRRYYQLTATGVKVLAAQREGWQAFVAAIGRITGVENA; this is encoded by the coding sequence ATGGCAACCAAATCAATTGACGCCGAGTGGAAGAAGGGGAGCGCGGAGTTGTTGATCCTTTCGTTGCTGGAGGGTATCCCGCGGCATGGTTACGAGATCAGCAAGCTGATTGAGCATCGCTCCGAGGGAGGCATCCGGTTCCATGCGGCGTCGTTGTACCCGTTGCTGTACCGGCTGGAGAAGCGTGGCTGGATTCAGGGGCGTTGGGTGGAGAAGAGCGGGCAGCGGCGGCGACGGTATTACCAACTGACGGCCACTGGCGTGAAAGTGCTGGCAGCGCAGCGCGAGGGATGGCAGGCGTTTGTAGCGGCGATTGGCCGGATCACAGGAGTCGAAAATGCCTGA
- a CDS encoding winged helix-turn-helix domain-containing protein: MARCFEFGDFRLNERERTLLRAGVPVKVTPKAFDVLCVLLGSGNTLVEKDTLLRMVWGDVHVDEAVLARAISDLRKALGQTERQEWIETVPKFGYRFAAEVHAPRMEAPGEASPPGKSRLWLQATVLAIILVAILLAWGATRPGNRIHRLAVMPFQVVGGPAHDAALSVGLADALITRLSNLDGLVVRPLSAVRRFELDPTDPLQAAKQLDADVVLEGTVQFSEGSVRAGIRLIRATDGKALWAESIESQANRLFALEDSIAEEVAAKLALHLQAASLPGGTPRRELNPEAHLLYVDGRYEWGKRSREGLERGAAFFRQAIEAEPSYARAFSGLADCYLLLGAYGYYPQLEMLPKAKVTALRALQLDPDLAEAHATLGLINENLDWDWKEAERQYRESIRLATNYSTAHHWYAEFLSILGRFEESGSEFARAREIDPISPIVQVDEAQLYFFERNYGRNLELLEQVARHEPSFALARERIAFTYMMLGREEDAFRTAMTLPDCAANTGDCRRIWTAWLPRRDASAARAALQQLEADALAGRVPPHVVMFGHLRQTHEKEALDWLDRMASSHAVWLITAKVNPIFDPVRQHPRAKAVLAKLHLM, translated from the coding sequence ATGGCACGTTGTTTCGAGTTTGGAGACTTTCGCCTCAACGAACGGGAAAGAACGCTCCTGCGTGCGGGAGTGCCGGTGAAAGTAACCCCCAAAGCCTTCGATGTGCTGTGCGTGCTGCTTGGCAGCGGCAACACGCTGGTGGAGAAGGATACGCTGCTGCGCATGGTATGGGGCGATGTCCACGTCGACGAGGCGGTGCTCGCCCGGGCCATTTCCGACCTTCGCAAGGCGCTGGGCCAGACCGAGCGGCAGGAGTGGATCGAGACCGTACCGAAGTTCGGTTATCGCTTTGCGGCCGAGGTGCACGCACCGCGGATGGAAGCGCCGGGGGAAGCGAGCCCGCCTGGAAAGTCGCGGCTGTGGTTACAGGCCACCGTCCTGGCGATCATCCTGGTGGCGATCCTGCTGGCTTGGGGCGCCACACGGCCAGGCAACCGTATTCACCGGCTGGCGGTGATGCCCTTCCAGGTTGTCGGGGGACCGGCGCACGACGCTGCTCTCAGTGTCGGCCTGGCCGATGCCCTGATCACGCGGCTCAGCAACCTCGACGGCCTGGTTGTACGTCCGTTGTCCGCCGTCCGCCGCTTCGAACTGGATCCCACCGACCCGTTACAGGCAGCGAAGCAGTTGGATGCCGACGTCGTGCTGGAAGGCACCGTCCAATTCAGTGAAGGTTCCGTGCGGGCGGGCATCCGGCTGATCCGCGCCACGGACGGCAAAGCCCTTTGGGCGGAGAGCATCGAATCGCAGGCCAACAGGCTGTTTGCCCTGGAGGATTCCATCGCTGAAGAAGTGGCCGCCAAGCTCGCCCTCCACCTGCAGGCAGCGTCTCTCCCAGGCGGCACCCCGCGCCGCGAACTGAATCCCGAGGCGCACCTGCTTTATGTTGACGGCCGATACGAATGGGGCAAGCGGTCCCGCGAGGGCCTGGAAAGAGGAGCCGCCTTCTTCCGCCAGGCAATCGAAGCGGAACCATCTTATGCGCGGGCATTCTCCGGACTGGCCGATTGCTACCTGTTGTTGGGCGCATATGGCTACTACCCCCAATTGGAGATGCTGCCGAAAGCCAAGGTGACAGCGCTGCGAGCCCTGCAACTGGACCCGGACCTGGCCGAAGCGCATGCCACGCTGGGGCTCATCAACGAAAACCTCGACTGGGACTGGAAAGAAGCGGAGCGGCAATATCGCGAGTCGATCCGGCTGGCCACCAACTACTCCACCGCGCATCACTGGTACGCCGAGTTTCTGTCGATTCTGGGGCGATTTGAAGAATCGGGCAGCGAGTTTGCGCGTGCCCGCGAGATCGATCCCATCTCACCCATCGTGCAAGTCGACGAGGCGCAGCTGTATTTCTTTGAGAGGAACTACGGCCGCAACCTGGAGCTGTTGGAACAGGTCGCCCGGCACGAGCCCTCGTTCGCGCTGGCGAGGGAGCGCATTGCCTTCACTTACATGATGCTGGGCCGGGAGGAAGACGCATTCCGCACAGCCATGACGCTGCCCGACTGCGCGGCCAACACCGGAGACTGCCGCCGCATCTGGACCGCCTGGCTGCCGCGGCGCGACGCGTCCGCTGCCCGGGCCGCACTGCAGCAATTGGAAGCCGACGCCCTCGCGGGCCGCGTGCCGCCGCATGTGGTCATGTTTGGGCACCTCCGCCAGACCCACGAGAAGGAGGCGCTAGACTGGCTGGATCGCATGGCGAGCAGCCACGCGGTGTGGCTGATCACGGCGAAAGTGAATCCCATCTTCGACCCGGTTCGCCAACATCCCAGGGCCAAGGCAGTGCTCGCCAAGCTGCATTTGATGTAG
- a CDS encoding DUF2934 domain-containing protein translates to MDNIPDDSRIGGCSYKEIAALAYQLWNSRGCPIGSPEEDWCRAERWLRTKGIVQSDPPSSE, encoded by the coding sequence ATGGACAACATTCCGGACGACAGTCGGATCGGGGGATGCAGTTACAAAGAAATCGCCGCCCTCGCGTACCAACTCTGGAACAGCCGGGGGTGCCCCATCGGCTCCCCGGAGGAGGATTGGTGCCGAGCCGAGAGATGGTTACGAACGAAAGGTATAGTGCAGAGCGATCCGCCCTCCTCTGAATGA
- a CDS encoding ABC transporter permease: MPDWQQLIREQLASLHLQPEREAEIVEEFAQHAEDRYQELRSGGQEEAEAVRITLEELSDRETLTSGLHGVERREARDRVLPGSGLWRDVRYGFRSLRNSLGFSLVVIAVLGIGIGSNVAMFTVVDAAFLRPLRLPEPERLVQLQETPPSGGSMPVSYPNFVDWQRLSQSFESIAIGGSFEETLRQSGGYERIRVGYVSADFHKTYGVPPAIGRGFAESDDRAGAEPVAILSYRFWQSHFAGDPGVTGRTLQIDDQMWTIVGVAGSFQWHRGGDVFVPIAFGQSKYGLSMRENHSSTGVIARLKPGVSVVQARTEMQQIAAQLAKQYPGANGGNSASVVPLREFMSGGIRQPALLMFGAVGLLLLIACANVAGLLLARAAVRQREIAIRTALGASRLELVRQLLTESLLLALGSALTGLVVARLSFEWLLTVFPAAESLGGIGLDLRVLAFSVAAAGLTAVLFGLAPAIQSTRLNVAQAIRTGGRASRGSSVRGRTRKLLVVGQVAMAVVLSIGAGLLVRSLMAAFQTDPGFRPEHVVAVPIQPPDRKTADLSDNARLLREVTDRLAATPGVLAVGAIDQMPFKNVDSYGDFYRDDRPVPAPAAIPNAMKASATSGYFAAMGIPLLKGRLFVPADGYLPSLPRDLSRVLAYLRTVEMAAVINQTMASRYWPGEDPIGKTFRFGPPSMKGPRVRIIGVVGDSRQHGLDQPIEPQYYFSANLFPILSATIVVRTSREPAEIGSLIRTIVNENQPEAMVTQVETLETMMDRSLAGRRNNVLLLGLFSAIALLLAAFGLYATMAYTVAQRTQEMGLRMALGAAAADVRGLVVREGLVLAGAGVAVGLLAAVVGARVLASMLYGVAATDATTYAGAASLMVAITLAASYVPAWRASRVDPMTALRSE, encoded by the coding sequence ATGCCTGACTGGCAACAACTGATTCGTGAGCAACTGGCGAGCCTCCACCTGCAGCCGGAGCGTGAGGCGGAGATTGTCGAGGAGTTTGCGCAGCATGCCGAGGATCGTTACCAGGAACTGCGCAGCGGCGGGCAAGAGGAAGCCGAGGCGGTGCGGATCACGCTGGAAGAGCTGAGCGACCGGGAGACGCTGACGAGCGGACTGCATGGCGTGGAGCGGCGGGAAGCGCGCGACCGGGTGCTGCCGGGGAGCGGTTTGTGGAGGGACGTGCGATATGGATTCCGCAGCCTGCGCAACAGCCTGGGATTCAGCCTGGTCGTCATTGCGGTGCTGGGCATCGGCATTGGCTCGAATGTAGCGATGTTCACGGTGGTGGATGCGGCATTCCTGCGGCCGCTGCGGCTGCCCGAACCGGAGCGGCTGGTGCAACTCCAGGAGACGCCCCCCAGTGGCGGCAGCATGCCCGTCTCGTATCCGAATTTCGTCGACTGGCAGAGGCTGAGCCAGTCGTTCGAGTCGATAGCGATTGGCGGCTCATTTGAGGAGACGCTGCGGCAAAGCGGCGGCTACGAGCGGATTCGTGTCGGGTATGTGTCGGCGGACTTTCACAAGACGTACGGTGTCCCGCCAGCGATCGGCCGCGGCTTCGCGGAGAGTGACGACCGGGCGGGCGCCGAGCCCGTCGCGATTCTGTCCTACCGGTTCTGGCAATCGCACTTTGCCGGTGATCCGGGCGTCACCGGGCGCACGCTCCAGATCGATGACCAGATGTGGACGATTGTGGGGGTAGCCGGCTCATTTCAATGGCACCGCGGCGGGGATGTGTTTGTGCCCATCGCGTTCGGCCAGAGCAAGTATGGGCTGAGCATGCGGGAGAATCACAGTTCCACCGGTGTGATTGCGCGGCTAAAGCCCGGGGTGAGCGTGGTGCAGGCGCGGACCGAGATGCAGCAGATCGCCGCACAGTTGGCGAAGCAGTATCCAGGCGCCAACGGGGGCAACAGCGCCAGCGTGGTTCCGCTGCGGGAGTTCATGAGCGGCGGCATCCGGCAGCCGGCGTTGCTGATGTTCGGAGCGGTGGGCTTGCTGCTGTTGATTGCCTGCGCGAATGTGGCGGGCTTGCTGCTGGCGCGCGCCGCGGTGCGTCAGCGGGAGATCGCGATCCGGACCGCACTGGGCGCGAGCCGTCTGGAACTGGTGAGGCAGCTTCTCACGGAGAGCCTGTTGCTGGCGCTTGGTAGCGCGTTGACGGGGCTGGTGGTGGCGCGATTGAGCTTCGAGTGGCTGTTGACGGTGTTTCCGGCGGCGGAGAGCCTGGGCGGAATCGGGTTGGATCTGCGCGTGCTGGCGTTCTCAGTGGCTGCGGCGGGCCTGACGGCGGTGCTCTTCGGGTTGGCTCCGGCGATCCAATCGACGCGACTGAATGTGGCGCAGGCGATTCGGACAGGCGGCCGGGCGTCGCGCGGCAGTTCCGTGCGGGGGCGCACGCGGAAGCTGCTGGTGGTGGGCCAGGTGGCGATGGCGGTGGTGCTCTCGATTGGCGCGGGCCTGCTGGTGCGCAGCCTGATGGCGGCGTTCCAGACGGATCCGGGGTTCCGGCCAGAACATGTAGTGGCGGTGCCGATCCAGCCGCCCGACCGGAAAACGGCGGACCTGTCGGACAATGCCCGGCTGCTGCGCGAGGTGACGGACCGGCTGGCGGCGACACCCGGGGTGCTGGCGGTGGGCGCGATTGATCAGATGCCGTTCAAGAATGTGGATTCCTACGGTGACTTCTACCGGGATGACCGTCCGGTGCCCGCTCCGGCGGCGATCCCGAATGCGATGAAGGCGTCGGCGACGTCCGGGTACTTTGCGGCCATGGGGATTCCGCTGCTGAAGGGGCGGCTGTTTGTTCCGGCGGACGGATACCTGCCGTCCCTGCCGCGCGACCTATCCCGGGTTCTGGCGTATCTGCGGACCGTGGAGATGGCGGCGGTGATCAACCAGACGATGGCGAGCCGCTACTGGCCGGGCGAGGACCCGATCGGCAAGACTTTCCGATTCGGGCCGCCGTCGATGAAGGGGCCGCGGGTGAGGATCATTGGCGTGGTTGGCGATTCGCGGCAGCACGGGTTGGACCAGCCGATTGAGCCGCAGTACTATTTCTCGGCGAACCTGTTCCCGATTCTGAGCGCCACGATTGTCGTACGGACCTCGCGGGAGCCGGCCGAGATCGGGTCGCTGATCCGGACGATCGTGAACGAGAACCAGCCGGAAGCGATGGTCACGCAGGTGGAGACGCTGGAGACCATGATGGATCGAAGCCTGGCGGGGCGGCGAAACAATGTGCTGTTGTTGGGCCTGTTTTCGGCGATTGCGCTGCTGCTGGCGGCGTTCGGGTTGTACGCGACGATGGCCTATACCGTGGCCCAGCGGACGCAGGAGATGGGTTTGCGGATGGCGCTGGGCGCGGCGGCGGCGGATGTACGCGGCTTAGTCGTGCGGGAGGGTTTGGTGCTGGCGGGCGCAGGTGTGGCGGTTGGCCTGTTGGCGGCCGTGGTGGGCGCGCGTGTGCTGGCCAGCATGCTGTATGGAGTGGCGGCGACGGATGCGACGACCTATGCGGGCGCGGCAAGCCTGATGGTGGCGATTACCTTGGCTGCGAGTTATGTGCCGGCCTGGCGAGCGAGCCGGGTGGATCCGATGACGGCGTTGCGGAGCGAGTAA
- a CDS encoding LamG domain-containing protein translates to MMRFAQLVLALSVAPLLAAQTQFSTDLLAMKPIGYWPLHGNANDASGHGAAGSPGSNLTFTGAVGPLGSGAAPAAVFDSSGPSFVTIPAPSSSALNLDALHPMTILAWIRTIRQTPGDMIVAAKFDPQAATGWGLLVDNGSLGAPQAGGRLALVFVSGDNLTLSVESTISVNDGGWHLVAATYDGSGKASGVRLYSDGVPLAMTTVVDNISAGPIQSSAPFTIGGAANGDDAFEGNVNEVAVFSTVLTPEQNLQLMLGAPGLRRILGQFAFGGGWASALYFSNTSTAALTIPVSFTGDDGKPMTVPSIGGSSQAIHLEPGASAVIEAPNVGSLVQGYVTAYLPVGITGYGVFRQSTPGAPDQEAVVQFAGVGGQFQMLVYDDRNSLISAAAILNPSPVATTVGITATDENGKVIGTASVDLPPFGKLATTLRSLPGLEQFAGNRGTVQFAVTKPTNFTGSVSVLGLRFNGTAITSIPAGGKARGDF, encoded by the coding sequence ATGATGCGTTTTGCGCAGTTGGTTCTGGCGCTCTCGGTGGCGCCGCTATTGGCCGCTCAAACTCAGTTTTCAACTGACCTGCTGGCGATGAAGCCAATCGGCTACTGGCCGTTGCACGGCAACGCCAACGATGCCTCGGGCCATGGCGCCGCGGGCTCCCCAGGCAGCAACCTGACCTTCACTGGCGCAGTGGGGCCGCTAGGGAGCGGAGCCGCGCCCGCCGCGGTGTTCGACAGTTCCGGCCCATCCTTCGTGACGATACCAGCGCCCTCCAGTTCCGCCCTGAATCTCGACGCGCTCCACCCGATGACGATCCTGGCCTGGATCAGGACAATTCGGCAAACGCCTGGAGACATGATTGTGGCCGCCAAGTTCGACCCGCAGGCGGCCACGGGCTGGGGCCTCCTCGTGGACAACGGCAGCCTGGGGGCTCCACAGGCAGGCGGCAGGCTGGCCCTGGTCTTCGTCTCGGGCGACAACCTCACACTGAGCGTGGAAAGCACGATCTCGGTCAACGACGGAGGCTGGCATCTGGTGGCGGCGACCTACGACGGCAGCGGCAAGGCGAGTGGCGTTCGGCTCTATTCCGACGGCGTGCCGCTTGCCATGACCACGGTCGTCGATAACATCAGCGCCGGCCCCATCCAAAGCTCGGCGCCTTTCACGATCGGAGGCGCCGCGAACGGCGACGATGCCTTTGAAGGCAATGTAAACGAGGTTGCGGTCTTCAGCACGGTGCTCACGCCGGAACAGAACCTGCAACTGATGCTGGGCGCGCCAGGGCTCAGGAGAATCCTGGGTCAGTTCGCCTTTGGCGGCGGCTGGGCTTCGGCGCTCTACTTCTCCAATACCAGCACCGCGGCGTTGACAATTCCTGTGAGCTTCACTGGCGACGACGGCAAACCGATGACCGTGCCGTCGATTGGAGGCAGTTCCCAGGCGATCCACCTGGAGCCAGGCGCTTCCGCGGTCATTGAGGCTCCCAATGTGGGATCCCTGGTGCAAGGCTACGTAACGGCCTATTTGCCGGTGGGCATTACAGGGTACGGCGTGTTCCGGCAGAGTACGCCCGGCGCGCCCGATCAGGAGGCGGTGGTGCAATTCGCGGGTGTCGGCGGCCAGTTCCAGATGCTGGTCTATGACGACAGGAACAGCCTTATCTCAGCCGCCGCCATTTTGAATCCCAGTCCGGTAGCGACGACAGTCGGTATCACGGCGACCGACGAAAACGGGAAGGTGATCGGCACCGCTTCGGTTGACCTGCCACCCTTCGGAAAACTGGCCACCACCCTGCGATCGCTGCCCGGCCTCGAGCAGTTCGCAGGCAATCGGGGCACCGTCCAGTTCGCGGTGACCAAACCAACCAACTTCACGGGTAGCGTCAGCGTGCTGGGACTCCGCTTCAACGGGACGGCCATCACCTCCATCCCAGCGGGCGGCAAAGCGCGCGGCGACTTCTGA
- a CDS encoding response regulator, protein MVQILLVSEAGEDHESFRELLADPACGLPGDGPWVLRSRHSIASALAVLEGHPVPIVLSACELGSDTWREMLDALAAFSRPPLLIVISRLDDEGLWAEALNLGVYDLLVKPFDADEVGRILGQAWRRWAERDEAEAAKSPRYKTAHAS, encoded by the coding sequence ATGGTGCAGATTCTGCTCGTCTCGGAAGCGGGCGAGGATCATGAGTCCTTTAGAGAGCTCCTTGCCGATCCAGCTTGCGGGCTGCCTGGGGACGGCCCGTGGGTCCTGCGTTCCCGTCATTCGATCGCTTCCGCGCTGGCCGTGCTGGAGGGTCACCCCGTCCCGATCGTGCTCTCGGCGTGTGAACTTGGGTCTGACACGTGGAGAGAGATGCTGGACGCGCTCGCGGCATTTTCCCGTCCGCCTTTGCTGATCGTGATCTCGCGGCTTGACGACGAAGGGCTTTGGGCAGAGGCTCTCAACCTGGGGGTTTATGACCTGCTCGTGAAACCCTTCGACGCAGACGAAGTCGGGCGGATCCTCGGTCAGGCGTGGCGGCGCTGGGCGGAGCGTGACGAAGCCGAAGCGGCCAAGAGTCCTCGATACAAGACGGCTCATGCTTCCTGA
- a CDS encoding ankyrin repeat domain-containing protein, with protein MTTVPAPGHPSIENLRKQAKTLKKAWQDREPTALLRIRAAHPRFASASEAELAAAPPKLTDCQLVIARESGHPSWRHLLVWAQTANQDLAHEFVSLACLCYDDPHYDHRSLHARAHTLLRKNPWLAEADIWAATSAGNAEAVRSMLASSPELVNQPGPHGWVPLICCCYSRVKPLRRAHSTLEVARVLLDHGADPNAFTMKGNADERLDQTARRFTALTGLFGGGSTGLENQPPHPRWRDLAELLLQRGADPADEEALDHGHFDKRGCLELLLRHGLTAEAPIQRSTTAHRLAAGTILGRALCLAARLGQSDTVGLLLAHSARVDEEFEGRTAWAHAMQRGHMDIARTLEAAGAVPAALEPVEQFVALCMAGEAEGVRALIAAHPGLLDQAPKNMVMRAVNSKRKEAVILALDLGFDPNWLEDNAPLHSAAWSGNEELVRTLLARGASLTLREPWYDGTAIGGAEFFAHTRLRDRLLDEPGICLFDALEFGRLDRVADILARDPKALDHPFAQCLSRPPKPEDWVTPLGRMVERGNTEAVRVLLLHGANPAVGLPDGRPLLQVARAQRFPAIVELLEQAGGSE; from the coding sequence ATGACCACTGTTCCCGCTCCCGGGCACCCCTCCATCGAGAACCTGAGGAAACAGGCCAAGACCTTGAAGAAGGCCTGGCAGGATCGCGAACCAACCGCCCTGCTCCGCATTCGCGCCGCGCATCCGCGCTTTGCCTCCGCTTCCGAAGCGGAGCTTGCCGCCGCGCCGCCCAAGCTCACTGATTGCCAACTCGTCATCGCGCGCGAGTCCGGCCATCCGAGCTGGCGCCACCTGCTCGTTTGGGCGCAGACCGCCAACCAGGATCTGGCCCACGAGTTCGTCAGCCTGGCCTGTCTCTGCTACGACGATCCACACTACGACCACCGCTCGTTACACGCCCGCGCGCATACGTTGCTGCGAAAGAATCCCTGGTTGGCGGAGGCGGACATCTGGGCCGCGACCTCGGCCGGCAATGCGGAGGCGGTGCGGTCCATGCTGGCCTCCTCGCCGGAGTTGGTGAACCAGCCGGGTCCTCACGGATGGGTACCGCTCATCTGCTGCTGCTACTCCCGCGTCAAGCCGTTGAGGCGGGCACACTCCACGCTGGAGGTGGCGCGTGTGCTGCTCGATCATGGAGCCGACCCCAACGCCTTCACCATGAAGGGCAACGCCGATGAGCGCCTGGACCAGACCGCGCGCCGCTTCACCGCGCTGACCGGGCTGTTTGGCGGCGGCTCCACCGGACTGGAGAACCAGCCTCCGCACCCGCGCTGGCGCGATCTGGCGGAACTTCTCCTGCAACGCGGAGCCGATCCCGCCGACGAAGAAGCACTGGACCATGGCCACTTCGACAAGCGAGGGTGCCTGGAGCTTCTGCTGCGCCACGGGCTAACCGCCGAGGCTCCTATCCAGCGCTCAACTACCGCGCACCGGCTTGCCGCCGGCACCATTCTCGGGCGGGCCCTGTGCCTTGCCGCGCGTCTCGGGCAGTCCGATACAGTCGGCCTGCTTCTCGCGCACTCGGCCCGCGTTGATGAGGAATTCGAAGGACGGACCGCGTGGGCGCACGCGATGCAGCGGGGCCACATGGACATCGCCCGCACACTGGAAGCGGCTGGAGCCGTGCCGGCCGCCCTGGAGCCCGTCGAGCAATTCGTGGCACTCTGCATGGCCGGCGAGGCGGAGGGCGTGCGCGCCCTGATAGCCGCCCATCCGGGGCTCCTCGACCAGGCGCCCAAAAACATGGTCATGCGCGCCGTCAACTCGAAGCGCAAAGAGGCGGTGATTCTGGCGCTCGACCTCGGGTTCGATCCCAACTGGCTGGAAGACAACGCCCCCCTGCACAGCGCCGCCTGGTCGGGCAATGAGGAGTTGGTGCGGACGCTGCTGGCGCGCGGCGCCTCGCTCACGCTGAGGGAACCCTGGTACGACGGAACGGCGATCGGCGGCGCGGAGTTCTTCGCGCACACGCGTCTGCGCGACAGGCTGCTGGACGAACCCGGCATCTGCCTGTTCGACGCGCTGGAGTTCGGCCGGCTCGACCGCGTGGCGGACATCCTAGCCCGCGATCCGAAGGCGCTCGACCACCCGTTCGCCCAATGCCTCTCGCGGCCTCCGAAGCCGGAAGACTGGGTCACGCCCCTGGGACGGATGGTGGAGCGTGGCAATACCGAGGCCGTCCGGGTCCTGTTGCTCCACGGTGCGAATCCGGCTGTGGGCCTTCCGGACGGCCGGCCCCTGCTGCAGGTAGCACGGGCCCAGCGCTTCCCGGCCATCGTGGAACTCCTGGAACAAGCCGGCGGATCCGAATAG